The Methanofastidiosum sp. genome window below encodes:
- a CDS encoding Kae1-associated kinase Bud32: protein MILKKGAEADLYLEDFKDVFGFDFYNEKVVIKKRVKKNYRINQIDDMIRGFRTVKEAKIINKAKSHGVFSPSLYLVDLKEKSIVMEYINGTRLKEYLSSKGLDREIGHQIGSSVGCMHKAGIIHGDLTTSNMILKDGKLYFIDFGLSEESEEIEKQGIDIHLLRQALESTHFDISEELFKIILEGYSKVLGQQKKEEILQRIEQIEKRGRYRKRD, encoded by the coding sequence TTGATTCTAAAAAAAGGTGCAGAGGCGGACCTTTATCTTGAAGATTTCAAGGATGTATTTGGATTTGACTTTTACAATGAAAAAGTCGTTATCAAAAAAAGAGTCAAGAAAAATTACAGGATCAATCAAATTGATGACATGATCCGGGGATTTAGAACAGTAAAAGAAGCAAAGATAATTAATAAAGCAAAGAGTCACGGAGTATTTTCCCCCTCATTGTATCTTGTTGACTTAAAAGAAAAAAGCATTGTGATGGAATACATCAACGGAACTAGATTAAAGGAATACCTTTCTTCTAAGGGATTAGATAGAGAAATAGGCCATCAGATAGGTAGTTCAGTTGGTTGTATGCATAAAGCTGGGATAATCCACGGAGATCTTACCACCTCAAACATGATATTAAAAGATGGTAAGTTATACTTCATTGACTTTGGATTATCTGAGGAATCTGAAGAGATTGAGAAGCAAGGTATAGACATACATTTGTTAAGGCAGGCATTAGAAAGCACACATTTTGATATCTCTGAAGAGTTATTTAAAATAATACTTGAAGGATATTCAAAAGTTCTTGGACAACAAAAAAAGGAAGAAATCCTTCAAAGAATTGAACAAATAGAAAAGAGGGGAAGATATAGAAAAAGAGATTAA
- a CDS encoding UPF0147 family protein, with translation MPEENIKGIVDYLNEFVNEDNSVPRNIRRAAKEAADRLLDTSEPVQSRAHAAVELLDEISNDPNMPMHTRTILWEVLSELEKI, from the coding sequence ATGCCTGAAGAAAATATTAAAGGTATAGTCGACTACTTAAACGAATTTGTTAACGAAGACAACAGTGTTCCTAGAAATATAAGAAGGGCTGCCAAAGAAGCTGCAGACAGACTACTTGATACTTCTGAACCTGTACAATCAAGAGCCCATGCAGCAGTTGAACTTTTGGACGAGATTTCAAACGATCCAAACATGCCCATGCACACAAGAACAATTCTCTGGGAAGTTTTAAGCGAATTAGAAAAAATTTAA